From the genome of Uranotaenia lowii strain MFRU-FL chromosome 1, ASM2978415v1, whole genome shotgun sequence, one region includes:
- the LOC129738981 gene encoding E3 ubiquitin-protein ligase UBR1-like isoform X1, giving the protein MCMIVNLLQCDVMLLVFKTVFKQALNLKAVTFSESHVQRVLYLLGYALQEEDSRNYPFLKFIERSNSMNIWVMLEELVNNPRVQSQRDLILWVLQKYKDISIKSDDVTCRKTSCSEPESLSSTQLESEKLEKQERAKLAAKRRAQILAQMENAQKNFMTSNAELFEMSNDNEDNMKSATCMDWTSGEEQPIGGKACIGKNRITNRHDESLYRCILCSEESAVSKHEECMIYASFVQKSSVLSRYQQTDDSGQLRLLETSTHPSPHVSTCGHVMHATCFEKYFNNEVMKENRRPYRHRTPVLFDVEKKEFLCPLCRFLSNALLPLLPPLGTFEGSSTPLKVAIETIEFDKWCDMTNLIFSAFRETNNKMQTQDVMEFDDLTTMSERTYDEIITKNLSYIFGECDEDCKLSKDPFINKSIFDFVEQFCTSVYDVAPFPTNAKKFDEYIVTWLSCAYTIESLEMLLRATERPLGNELSIRYTACLSGFVRVSSIVGSNIKTLNPSFINYLCDLYDSLFGKKKSAFLEWDIFSMLTTMIFSTRCVLLTTNKEDTIPKGSVFDHNIFLAMFLIHTARIVVSHDMSSSAMQVEESIEEKQFNLLSMYKNYNIHNQHGAATSIINILNVVKQQSITFLRCSSLLFHAITDIELPCDDSFDVYALYLGMNSDLNVYFENPIYYEFVHRLIETNLPQLRSVKHNIHTKKAEDIVPLVQEMYPVRQLIDLPDDYSDLINSVSLFMCPNNIKDDSRNPTMCLVCGEILCSQSFCCQKELDRNSVGSCTYHAHTCGAGIGIFLRIRDCEILLLGINKGCFISAPYIDEYGETDQGLRRGNPLRLCKERYKKLHIIWLGHGIHEEITRKTETQQTLFATQWQNL; this is encoded by the exons ATGTG TATGATAGTCAATCTGCTGCAATGTGACGTGATGTTGTTGGTATTCAAAACGGTATTCAAACAAGCTTTAAATCTGAAGGCAGTGACGTTTTCTGAAAGCCACGTCCAGCGG GTGCTCTATTTGCTGGGATATGCTCTTCAAGAAGAAGACTCCAGGAACTATCCTTtcctgaaatttattgaaagatCCAACAGCATGAACATATGGGTGATGCTAGAAGAACTGGTGAATAATCCAAGG GTTCAATCCCAAAGAGATTTAATTTTATGGGTTTTGCAGAAATATAAAGATATTTCTATTAAATCCGATGACGTTACCTGTAGAAAAACATCATGTAGCGAGCCAGAAAGTTTGTCAAGCACACAACTGGAGTCGGAAAAACTAGAGAAGCAAGAGCGTGCAAAACTTGCCGCAAAACGACGTGCCCAAATACTTGCACAAAtggaaaatgctcaaaaaaattttatgacttCAAACGCAGAGTTATTTGAAATGAGCAATGATAATGAAGATAACATGAAAAGTGCTACTTGCATGGATTGGACATCTGGTGAAGAGCAGCCTATTGGAGGAAAAGCTTGTATCGGGAAGAATAGAATAACAAATCGTCATGATGAATCATTATACCGATGTATTCTTTGTTCGGAAGAATCCGCAGTTTCGAAGCACGAAGAATGTATGATCTACGCGTCGTTCGTTCAGAAATCAAGTGTGCTCTCACGTTACCAACAAACGGACGATAGTGGACAATTGAGGCTGCTGGAAACAAGCACTCATCCTTCTCCACACGTCAGTACGTGTGGACATGTTATGCATGCTACctgtttcgaaaaatattttaacaacgAAGTCATGAAGGAAAACAGAAGGCCGTACAGACATAGGACACCCGTTCTCTTTGATGTTGAAAAGAAAGAATTTCTCTGCCCATTGTGCCGTTTCTTGAGCAATGCTTTACTTCCATTACTTCCGCCACTAGGCACATTTGAAGGATCTAGCACTCCTTTGAAAGTTGCAATCGAAACCATAGAATTTGACAAATGGTGTGATATGACAAATTTAATATTCTCAGCTTTTCGTGAAACAAACAATAAGATGCAGACCCAAGATGTCATGGAGTTCGACGATTTGACGACGATGAGCGAGAGAACGTATGATGAAATCATAACGAAAAATCTATCATATATTTTTGGAGAATGCGATGAAGATTGTAAATTAAGCAAGGACCCGTTcatcaataaatcaatattcGATTTTGTCGAACAATTTTGTACATCGGTGTACGATGTGGCCCCGTTTCCAACCAACGccaaaaaatttgatgaatacATTGTAACCTGGTTGTCGTGTGCTTATACCATTGAGTCTTTGGAGATGTTGCTCCGAGCAACGGAAAGACCTTTGGGTAACGAGCTGTCAATAAG ATACACTGCGTGCCTTTCGGGATTTGTTCGAGTTTCGTCAATCGTTGGAAGCAATATTAAAACATTGAATCCAAGTTTTATTAACTATTTGTGCGACTTGTATGATTCGttgtttggtaaaaaaaaatccgctttTCTCGAGTGGGATATTTTCAGTATGCTGACAACTATGATATTTTCAACGCGATGCGTCTTATTGACCACCAACAAGGAGGATACGATACCAAAAGGCAGTGTTTTTGATCATAATATATTTTTGGCAATGTTCCTTATACACACCGCCAGGATCGTCGTTTCACATGACATGAGTTCATCCGCCATGCAAGTTGAAGAGAGCATTGAAGAAAAACAGTTCAATCTGTTGAGtatgtacaaaaattataacatacaCAATCAGCATGGTGCAGCAACATCaataatcaatattttgaatgttGTTAAACAGCAAAGCATCACTTTTTTGAGATGTTCATCTTTGCTTTTCCATGCTATAACTGATATAGAGCTTCCCTGTGATGACAGCTTCGACGTTTATGCTTTGTATTTGGGTATGAATTCAGACTTAAATGTTTATTTCGAAAATCCCATATATTACGAGTTTGTCCATCGTCTGATTGAAACTAATCTACCACAGCTGAGAAGTGTTAAACATAATATTCATACAAAAAAGGCGGAAGATATAGTTCCGTTAGTGCAAGAAATGTACCCTGTGAGGCAACTCATCGATCTGCCAGACGATTATAGTGATTTGATTAACAGCGTGTCTTTATTCATGTGTCCAAATAACATCAAGGATGACTCGAGAAATCCGACAATGTGCTTGGTTTGCGGAGAAATTTTGTGCTCGCAATCATTTTGTTGTCAAAAAGAGCTTGATAGAAATTCGGTGGGCTCTTGTACATACCATGCTCACACATGTGGTGCTGGGATTGGCATATTTCTGAGAATAAGAGATTGCGAGATACTGTTGCTCGGAATCAACAAAGGATGCTTCATTTCGGCACCTTACATAGATGAATATGGCGAGACAGATCAAGGTCTGAGAAGAGGAAACCCATTGCGGCTGTGCAAAGAACGATACAAAAAGTTACACATCATTTGGTTGGGGCATGGCATCCACGAAGAAATCACCCGCAAAACTGAAACCCAGCAAACACTATTTGCAACTCAATGGCAAAACCTATAG
- the LOC129738981 gene encoding E3 ubiquitin-protein ligase UBR1-like isoform X2, with amino-acid sequence MIVNLLQCDVMLLVFKTVFKQALNLKAVTFSESHVQRVLYLLGYALQEEDSRNYPFLKFIERSNSMNIWVMLEELVNNPRVQSQRDLILWVLQKYKDISIKSDDVTCRKTSCSEPESLSSTQLESEKLEKQERAKLAAKRRAQILAQMENAQKNFMTSNAELFEMSNDNEDNMKSATCMDWTSGEEQPIGGKACIGKNRITNRHDESLYRCILCSEESAVSKHEECMIYASFVQKSSVLSRYQQTDDSGQLRLLETSTHPSPHVSTCGHVMHATCFEKYFNNEVMKENRRPYRHRTPVLFDVEKKEFLCPLCRFLSNALLPLLPPLGTFEGSSTPLKVAIETIEFDKWCDMTNLIFSAFRETNNKMQTQDVMEFDDLTTMSERTYDEIITKNLSYIFGECDEDCKLSKDPFINKSIFDFVEQFCTSVYDVAPFPTNAKKFDEYIVTWLSCAYTIESLEMLLRATERPLGNELSIRYTACLSGFVRVSSIVGSNIKTLNPSFINYLCDLYDSLFGKKKSAFLEWDIFSMLTTMIFSTRCVLLTTNKEDTIPKGSVFDHNIFLAMFLIHTARIVVSHDMSSSAMQVEESIEEKQFNLLSMYKNYNIHNQHGAATSIINILNVVKQQSITFLRCSSLLFHAITDIELPCDDSFDVYALYLGMNSDLNVYFENPIYYEFVHRLIETNLPQLRSVKHNIHTKKAEDIVPLVQEMYPVRQLIDLPDDYSDLINSVSLFMCPNNIKDDSRNPTMCLVCGEILCSQSFCCQKELDRNSVGSCTYHAHTCGAGIGIFLRIRDCEILLLGINKGCFISAPYIDEYGETDQGLRRGNPLRLCKERYKKLHIIWLGHGIHEEITRKTETQQTLFATQWQNL; translated from the exons ATGATAGTCAATCTGCTGCAATGTGACGTGATGTTGTTGGTATTCAAAACGGTATTCAAACAAGCTTTAAATCTGAAGGCAGTGACGTTTTCTGAAAGCCACGTCCAGCGG GTGCTCTATTTGCTGGGATATGCTCTTCAAGAAGAAGACTCCAGGAACTATCCTTtcctgaaatttattgaaagatCCAACAGCATGAACATATGGGTGATGCTAGAAGAACTGGTGAATAATCCAAGG GTTCAATCCCAAAGAGATTTAATTTTATGGGTTTTGCAGAAATATAAAGATATTTCTATTAAATCCGATGACGTTACCTGTAGAAAAACATCATGTAGCGAGCCAGAAAGTTTGTCAAGCACACAACTGGAGTCGGAAAAACTAGAGAAGCAAGAGCGTGCAAAACTTGCCGCAAAACGACGTGCCCAAATACTTGCACAAAtggaaaatgctcaaaaaaattttatgacttCAAACGCAGAGTTATTTGAAATGAGCAATGATAATGAAGATAACATGAAAAGTGCTACTTGCATGGATTGGACATCTGGTGAAGAGCAGCCTATTGGAGGAAAAGCTTGTATCGGGAAGAATAGAATAACAAATCGTCATGATGAATCATTATACCGATGTATTCTTTGTTCGGAAGAATCCGCAGTTTCGAAGCACGAAGAATGTATGATCTACGCGTCGTTCGTTCAGAAATCAAGTGTGCTCTCACGTTACCAACAAACGGACGATAGTGGACAATTGAGGCTGCTGGAAACAAGCACTCATCCTTCTCCACACGTCAGTACGTGTGGACATGTTATGCATGCTACctgtttcgaaaaatattttaacaacgAAGTCATGAAGGAAAACAGAAGGCCGTACAGACATAGGACACCCGTTCTCTTTGATGTTGAAAAGAAAGAATTTCTCTGCCCATTGTGCCGTTTCTTGAGCAATGCTTTACTTCCATTACTTCCGCCACTAGGCACATTTGAAGGATCTAGCACTCCTTTGAAAGTTGCAATCGAAACCATAGAATTTGACAAATGGTGTGATATGACAAATTTAATATTCTCAGCTTTTCGTGAAACAAACAATAAGATGCAGACCCAAGATGTCATGGAGTTCGACGATTTGACGACGATGAGCGAGAGAACGTATGATGAAATCATAACGAAAAATCTATCATATATTTTTGGAGAATGCGATGAAGATTGTAAATTAAGCAAGGACCCGTTcatcaataaatcaatattcGATTTTGTCGAACAATTTTGTACATCGGTGTACGATGTGGCCCCGTTTCCAACCAACGccaaaaaatttgatgaatacATTGTAACCTGGTTGTCGTGTGCTTATACCATTGAGTCTTTGGAGATGTTGCTCCGAGCAACGGAAAGACCTTTGGGTAACGAGCTGTCAATAAG ATACACTGCGTGCCTTTCGGGATTTGTTCGAGTTTCGTCAATCGTTGGAAGCAATATTAAAACATTGAATCCAAGTTTTATTAACTATTTGTGCGACTTGTATGATTCGttgtttggtaaaaaaaaatccgctttTCTCGAGTGGGATATTTTCAGTATGCTGACAACTATGATATTTTCAACGCGATGCGTCTTATTGACCACCAACAAGGAGGATACGATACCAAAAGGCAGTGTTTTTGATCATAATATATTTTTGGCAATGTTCCTTATACACACCGCCAGGATCGTCGTTTCACATGACATGAGTTCATCCGCCATGCAAGTTGAAGAGAGCATTGAAGAAAAACAGTTCAATCTGTTGAGtatgtacaaaaattataacatacaCAATCAGCATGGTGCAGCAACATCaataatcaatattttgaatgttGTTAAACAGCAAAGCATCACTTTTTTGAGATGTTCATCTTTGCTTTTCCATGCTATAACTGATATAGAGCTTCCCTGTGATGACAGCTTCGACGTTTATGCTTTGTATTTGGGTATGAATTCAGACTTAAATGTTTATTTCGAAAATCCCATATATTACGAGTTTGTCCATCGTCTGATTGAAACTAATCTACCACAGCTGAGAAGTGTTAAACATAATATTCATACAAAAAAGGCGGAAGATATAGTTCCGTTAGTGCAAGAAATGTACCCTGTGAGGCAACTCATCGATCTGCCAGACGATTATAGTGATTTGATTAACAGCGTGTCTTTATTCATGTGTCCAAATAACATCAAGGATGACTCGAGAAATCCGACAATGTGCTTGGTTTGCGGAGAAATTTTGTGCTCGCAATCATTTTGTTGTCAAAAAGAGCTTGATAGAAATTCGGTGGGCTCTTGTACATACCATGCTCACACATGTGGTGCTGGGATTGGCATATTTCTGAGAATAAGAGATTGCGAGATACTGTTGCTCGGAATCAACAAAGGATGCTTCATTTCGGCACCTTACATAGATGAATATGGCGAGACAGATCAAGGTCTGAGAAGAGGAAACCCATTGCGGCTGTGCAAAGAACGATACAAAAAGTTACACATCATTTGGTTGGGGCATGGCATCCACGAAGAAATCACCCGCAAAACTGAAACCCAGCAAACACTATTTGCAACTCAATGGCAAAACCTATAG
- the LOC129739935 gene encoding uncharacterized protein LOC129739935: protein MAGEAKEEVVHQPESTEQNHTGQGGIVDPECLIKHPLQFQWTLWYQEPDKNKSGGDSLNEVATVGTVEDFWKYNHIKSPLDLKTGGDYSSFKQGLRPTWEDEKNFRGGRWVINVGEVFDNPEEICGAVVNVRQKMDKIAIWTSTVMNRDAPMQEKAPTVHEKLKRKKKKKNWSCHRCFRGSVFRQNWWRTGSEKQNVGLSGQKLSSTEEFDDLQRKSPEKQVSLPPASINVAGQTFLELSRLAIMAGEAKEEVVHQPESTEQNHTGQGGIVDPECLIKHPLQFQWTLWYQEPDKNKSGGDSLNEVATVGTVEDFWKYNHIKSPSDLKTGGDYSSFKQGLRPMWEDEKNFRGGRWVINVGEVFDNPEEICGAVVNVHQKMDKIAIWTSTVMNRDAPMQEKAVSRFFATSEQ from the exons ATGGCTGGCGAAGCCAAAGAGGAGGTTGTGCATCAACCGGAGAGCACCGAGCAAAATCATACCGGCCAGGGCGGCATCGTCGATCCGGAATGCCTCATCAAGCATCCGCTGCAATTCCAGTGGACGCTCTGGTATCAGGAACCGGATAAGAACAAGTCGGGGGGAGACAGCCTGAACGAGGTGGCCACCGTCGGTACCGTGGAGGATTTCTGGAAATACAACCACATCAAGAGCCCGTTGGACCTGAAGACCGGGGGCGATTATTCGTCGTTCAAGCAGGGCCTTCGCCCCACGTGGGAAGACGAGAAAAATTTCCGCGGCGGCCGGTGGGTGATCAACGTTGGCGAGGTTTTCGATAACCCTGAAGAAATTTGCGGTGCCGTCGTGAATGTTCGCCAGAAGATGGATAAAATTGCGATTTGGACCTCCACTGTCATGAACCGGGACGCGCCGATGCAGGAGAAAGCT CCCACAGTCCACGAAaaactgaaaagaaaaaaaaagaaaaagaactGGTCCTGTCATCGATGTTTCCGGGGGTCAGTTTTTCGGCAAAATTGGTGGAGAACGGGGTCAGAAAAACAGAACGTCGGTCTAAGCGGCCAAAAACTAAGTTCGACGGAAGAGTTCGACGATTTACAGCGAAAATCCCCCGAGAAGCAAGTTTCCCTGCCCCCTGCTTCAATCAACGTGGCTGGGCAGACATTtctcgagctgagtcgattggcaATCATGGCTGGCGAAGCCAAAGAGGAGGTTGTGCATCAACCGGAGAGCACCGAGCAAAATCATACCGGCCAGGGCGGCATCGTCGATCCGGAATGCCTCATCAAGCATCCGCTGCAATTCCAGTGGACGCTCTGGTATCAGGAACCGGATAAGAACAAGTCGGGGGGAGACAGCCTGAACGAGGTGGCCACCGTCGGTACCGTGGAGGATTTCTGGAAATACAACCACATCAAGAGCCCGTCGGACCTGAAGACCGGGGGCGATTATTCGTCGTTCAAGCAGGGCCTTCGCCCCATGTGGGAAGACGAGAAAAATTTCCGCGGCGGCCGGTGGGTGATCAACGTTGGCGAGGTTTTCGATAACCCTGAAGAAATTTGCGGTGCCGTCGTGAATGTTCACCAGAAGATGGATAAAATTGCGATTTGGACCTCCACTGTCATGAACCGGGACGCGCCGATGCAGGAGAAAGCTGTAAGTCGATTTTTTGCCACGTCCGAACAATAA